One Dama dama isolate Ldn47 chromosome 24, ASM3311817v1, whole genome shotgun sequence genomic window, ACAGCAGGAGTGGGGAACCCGAGTCAGAAGCCGGAGAGCAAGGGACATGGGGGTCTCCCAGGGGTCTTCCAACCTCTGTGTACCAGACGGGCATGAACTGTGCGTGAGGAGCTGGGGCagcgcggggcggggggagggcagAGGCGGGTTCCCCACACCCAGCATCTGAGGTGCAGCCTCCACCGGCCCagtgcggggcgggggtgggcagaGGCGGGTTCCCACACCCAGCATCCAAGGTGCAGTCTCCACTGGCCCAGGCTCTGCAACATTAGGGCCGCAGACAGCAGTGTCCTCGGGACACCAGAGAGCGAGCCAGGGGCAGGCTGGACGGCCCTAATGCACAAAGCCAGGCTGGCGGGCAGCTGGAGGGTGGTGGTGAGGATGAGACATGCAGAGACAGTGACGTCCGGCCAGTTCCATCACACTGTTCTACCTCATTACATCTAGTTTATATTCAGTGTATGGTGAGAGACACCAAATTCCCAAGTACTTTAGTGATTATACTTAATATGTgacactttctttaaaaatacactaGTTGAAGTAACAAGAGTGAGTTTAAAATAACACACTACATACAGGAACGTGGAAAGCCTTCCAAGTTGGCATAGGAAGGACCAGAGGTCAGGACTGAGTGTCTGAATGTCCATCCAGACATCACCACACAGGGTGGGCTAAGCTGTGGAAGCTGGCCCCTGGCCAGGCAGGAGGACCTCTCCACCCTGCAGAGCAGATATAACAAACACAGCAGCTGCCCAATCAGTGAGACACCTCTAAAGAGCTATTCTCAGACAAACTTCAGGTTCATCACAGAGGAGACCGAGAGGTCTGAGAGAAGTTAGAAAAGCAGCCACAGAAGAAACccaaggaaacaaaatgaaagaaaaaaaaaaatacaaagacaaaATCCACAAACAGAGAAtaatgaaatgattttaaaaggtaaaacaccaaaacagcatttgtttttttaaaaaaagacccaaAACATTGGGAAGAATAAGAAAGATGAGAGAAGATATACGTCAGCAAAACACAGAACTACAAAAGCAATTTGTGAACTGCAACATGCAAGTAAATGTCATAAGCAAAATTGTAAGGCatagttccggcgaggcagaagaggaaagacgacctcaacagaagtaggtcacctttattcaggcaaggaggggcgtcagtcggcctaatgaccaggctgagcgccgaaagggatcagggaggcttcatacttatagggaggtttgtggaagcgataagggaaacgtcaatcaggcgggatattttgagtattcttttgttgagatgacacttgtagttgggcagggggtgataagtcttctgggcgggtgtagggggtggtaggtttctgcacagggggtgataagtcccagatagatgcagctggcctggagcatcaggatggaactaaagttatgctttgttttctccaaagttagatgattcagcaaggggcctttgaggctgttgttctcttttctaggcccaaaagactccttcaaaaATGATAGTACCCTTACTACTAAAAAGCCCCAGGCACAGACAGTTTTACAGATGAATTTTCCAAACTTCCTCACAAGAACACTCCAGAATATATCTTTAAAAGAGgataattttgaaattaatttttggaAGCTGTTATTACCTTAAATTCAGAACTGGTAAAGTCAACACAAGAAAACACATCTAGGTTATTTCCCCTTCATGTAAAATGTCCTAAATAGCACATGAACAGACCAAATGCAAAACATTTTACAAGATAAAACCTGCGACTAGACGTACTTTACCCCAGCAATGCAAAGATGATTTTCCACATGAAATAATTCACTACATTGTTAGGCTACAGAAGACAAAAAAATGACTATCTTAATGATTTCACAAAATTGTACTTGGCAGATACAGAGAAAAAGCTTGATAAGATTTCAGCACATTCATAAGTTTTAGAACTCTCAGAAAAAATAGAATGGCAAGGCATAATACTGAACTTGATAAAGCCTATATACTCAATGCATGCCTAAGAAAACGAGAGATCAGGCAAGCCAAACATTAGCCAAGGATGTAGAAGAGGTGAGCCACACAGTCAGCAAGTGTGATCTGACAGACACAGATCTGCCATCAACGTGTGCGCGTGAGAGTAAGTCCACAAAATTTACTGGGTTTACAACAACAGTGAATTCTGAAGATCTGGTTTACTATAGGCCACATTCTCCAGCAGGGGAATCAGGTTACAATCCACAATAGAAACTAGCTGTGGTAAGCATCCCAGTGTGGGTGTCCACATGCTTTGCTCTCAAAGTTGTCCAATGTGTACAAGTCTTCCTTCTGACTTAGACTCCCACTAAAAATGAACTGATGCTttactttctaaaagaaaaaaataactgccaACTTAGCAAAAAGGGTTAGCAAAATATCCCTTAAAAGTGAAGGaccaaaaaaagacatttttcaggCAATTATAAGCTAAGGGAGTAACTCACAAGAACCTGAAGCCAAAGAAacacaggaagaagagaaaaatgattcCAATTGCAGGTGAGGagatcaggaaggaaagaatgcaggaaaaggaaacaaatggtaaaatgtaaaaatgatgATGATTTAAGACTAAACGATTAATGCTGTCTTGTCAAGTTTATAATAGAGACGTAGAGTGCAGAGTTCATTACGGCAATAGACGACAGCCCCCACGGGAGAAGTGGGAGACTGGAGTTGAACTGCATGGTTTGGAAACTGGTACAAATACGTGTATCAAGTAGACAGTAACCGATGGATGGTCGGTATTGTAATCTTTAGAGTAACCGCCTTTTAATCTTTAGAGTAACGGTCAAAAGAATGATACACTGAAGtataatttaaaagtaataaagAGATACagtggaaaaattttttaaaaagtgagtatATAAGAGGTGCAGGAGGAGGTAAGGGACAAGAGAACATAGTGAGGTGGTGAAGAGCAACTGCCTCagggatcacattaaatataaatggactaaaCAATCCATTTAAAAGAGAGACCATGAGACTGGGTTTGTAAAGGCTCTCTGAGGTTTATAAGAAACAGATGTGAGGACGTGAGGGTGATCTCTTTGCGATATCTGTCACCCCACTGATTGCCAGGGTTGATTCAGCTGATCTGGCTGGGAAGGCAtgtgtccccttcctccctcaccaCCCCGTGTGTCCCTCCTGAAGCTGCACGCCCGGTCTAAGAGGATGACCATTCCCGATAGAGGAGGACTGGTCTTCCACCAAGGGTATACAAGTAGCTGCACTCCCCTGCTGGAACCCCCGAGCAAGCTCTCAAGAAACACATTTGAATATAATAGCAGAAACTGCAAATAAAGCAAGCCCTAACTAAAAGAACAGATAGATTcccagacaaaacagactttaatgCAAGAAGTATTGAACAATGTCAAGTGTGACACTCTATAAGAATAAAAGGGACAAATAGTCCAGACAATAAAACAATCCTAAATTTGTAAACAGATattaacatctttaaaatataaagcaacGACTGACAGAactaaaaggaaaagtagaaaaatgcAAAACCATATTTTAATTCTCTCAATAAGTAATAGAACAAGAAgacatgaaaaaatagaagatgtGAACAAAATAATTATCTAACTTGACCTAATTGACATATGTAGCATATTCTACCAAACAGTTGAAGAATTTTTTAAGTACACAAAAACGTTTACTAAAATACACCATATGCTGTGACAAAAGTTGAGAGTCAGTATGTTCcaaaaattaatttgagatgGAAGCATAAAAGGTAACATAATAAAACtccaaaaaaaatatgagaatatgttcATGACTTTGAAGTAGACAAAGAATTAAACAggtttaataattttaaacagaTTGAAGagcactaataaaaaaaatattgacagatCAGACTTCCATAAAGTTAAAAACTTCTGTTCACCAACAGACGCCATTTAAAAAGCcacagagggctttcctggtggctcagtggtaaagaatctgcctgctactgcaggagacacaggtctgatccctggtctggggagatcccacaacagctaagcccacacaccgcagctACTGAGCCGAGCAGCCACAGtgactgaagcccacacaccctagagctcatgctccagagcaagagaagccacagcgacGAGAAGCTCCTGCACCGCAAGCCAAAGTAGCCCCTGCTAgctgcagccagagaaagcccgcacggcaacaaaacccagtgcagccaaagaaaagaaagccacAAAGAATATTTAATCAGCACTTGTATCTGACAAAAGACTTTTCTAtggaatatatattaatataaagacaTGCACATTCAAAGACCACAGTCCCAACCCAAGGGAAAAGTGAGGAACGCTCACTTCTCCAAACAGGATATGCAAATGACCATATGATCTACCCTAATCCCTTCCCCTCAAAAAACCCAGGTATAAAAtaggcaaaaataaattttaaaattaagagaatttaattgaaaaaaattaaaaacacacacacacacacttttgaaCACTTTTCAAGAGAAAACCTACCATGTTAGGGCAACTGGGAATGTGTGTACGGTCTGCAGGCTTGGCACTGTCAGGAGGGATGACGGCTCAGCTATGCAGTACGGTGCCCTCGTCCTGTAGAGACACACGAGGAAGGGTCAGGCATCCGTAATTTACTGTGACACCGCTAGCAGATTAGTGGGGGGAGGACAGACTGAGAGGGGGACTGATGAACAGACACAGGGGACATCACTTGTAAGAGTATTTATGTGACCAGagacagaaattaaagaaaaattcacaGGAGGAACAATCCACCTAGGTGGAGGGTACATGGGCGTCCATTCTTCCTGTTAATCCTACCATTGAAATTCTCCAACACAAACAGGAAGCAGGGGCAAGAAAACCATGGGGGCGTGGGGTATGGAGGAGCTGTGGGTCCCTGTGGCCAGAAGCCCCTGACAAGCTACTCCACTGAGGGTTCTGGCCCAGCCGGCAGGCGATGTTTGCCATTCTCTAGGCATCGATGTACCTGGGGTGGAACGTGGTGACACAGCGGGGCTCCCCAGACAAGTGTGGGACAAGCAGCCTAGCTACCTGAGGCCACGCCCACCCTCTGTGGGCTCCCGGGGGCTGGTCCCCTGGGCACCTGTCACCAGCGGGCTCACATTTGTCCAGATGTTTGCAGTCAGTGCAAAAAGAAAGGCACCATCTGCATCCCGTCCAAGAGACAGCTCAGCTGAGGGAACGAGGGGCACACGCACCCTCTGTAGAAGCATCATCTGGAGCCCGGGGCTGGGGCACCATGAGGAGCAGAAGGCGTGACCGCCATGCTTGACAAAGAAACCACTTCCAGGGTGAGGACTGAACACCATCACCTTCAGGtcccaggagacgtgggttcttcAAGCTTAACTCGACCTTCTAACACAGCGATTATTCCAGATTCCAAAACTGTGTCAGGCAACTTGAGCATTTCATTTTTACCCCCTTCAAAATGCACTTTTAATGATTTCTCTCAGAATCAGTAAAGGAAAATACTTCTGCTTCAGAGATTCAAACGTCGTACAAAATGCTGCTTGAGAAACTGTAGCTTCCAGGGTAAGTGCACATACTATcagtatataaatattaatattctgaGTGAGTAACTTCCACTTACCCTTCAAGCTGTATTATATGaatactgttttaatttttattagtactCTATTATAACACCTATGGTGAACAGAACAGTAATTGGAAGATTACAGAGAGACCTATGAGACACTTAGAACTGCAAAGAAGATTCTGGTTTGTTTGCTGGcagaaagaagacaaataatATTTACTTGATTTTCCCCTTAGTAAGAACTGttttaaaagatacagaaataaaacatCACATATTACTATGGAATACATCTCAAGTgatacatttaaagaaaattttatggcattaaaaattataatagaaaagaataaaggcTAAAAATGACTTGAGCGAGCACCACCTACAAGACGTTATGAAACAACCAGCTCACAGTGAAACAGGAAGTAGAGAGCATGTCAGAAGACACGAGAGAATTGCTGAGTGAACAGTGGTTTCAATAAAACCAAGAGACCTACATTAAgatttctgcttttaatatatgCAATATTAAGACAGAAAAGTGGAATACCACAGATAATCAACAGAGCAGAAAATAATAACATGAAAAACTTTTTGGTAACATTTGAAAATGAGACGGAAGTGTTCGCATGTAAGTGAGGCCGGGTCTATCTAAGGAGTGAAGCATGAACCCAGCTGACAGCACAGCGTCGTTTACTGAATGTAAGACGCTCACTGTTACACGTCTTACGAGAGTGGCCCGTGCTCCCATCTGTCACAGCAGATGTGGGGGTTATCTGGGCAGCGGGCACAGCAGGGCTCATTGGACCCCACGGCCCTGAGCCCTGGAGGGCGTGGTCTCCAGGCACACATCAGAGCTAGAAGAGACGGCGGTGGGCCCGGGAGGGCGGGAGGGCaggcggtgggggcgggggccgTGGGGTTCCGGCTGGGGGTCTGCACAGGGGGacaggggcagagggcagagttCTGGGCTGCAGGGCGGTTTGGGGGCCCAGATGCTGAACCTGGACACCCCTCCTGATGGAAGGACTTGGAGCATCATCTTCACGTGGGAAGCAGCTCTGGACTGCGTCCCCACTGCAGTCAGGAGGGCTGAGCTGGGCGGAGTCTGCCACCCCCGATGGGCACCGGGCTCGGGGGTGTCCCCACCTAGAGTTGGAGGGGCCGAGGAGTATGGAGGTGGGGGCCCCACAGGGTAAG contains:
- the PRR23E gene encoding proline-rich protein 23E, whose translation is MVAFARHPWMGHPPPAASGPSTWAWGISSFDPLMGSLPAGPWASRVFPYPVGPPPPYSSAPPTLGGDTPEPGAHRGWQTPPSSALLTAVGTQSRAASHVKMMLQVLPSGGVSRFSIWAPKPPCSPELCPLPLSPCADPQPEPHGPRPHRLPSRPPGPTAVSSSSDVCLETTPSRAQGRGVQ